A stretch of the Mycobacterium shigaense genome encodes the following:
- a CDS encoding cysteine hydrolase family protein gives MTQGDRYTRPLAESAALLLIDVQRDFLDAPGGQAAMPVAGTHAVIPAIAKLATAFRRRGLPIVHIVRLHRPDGSNVDLVRRQSIEQGARIALPGSPGSQIAAELLPAEIELDYELLLSGGLQQIGPAEHVLYKSRWGAFYDTGLERHLRESGSSTLVFAGCNFPNCPRTSIYEASERDFRVVLVSDAVSGVYERGIGECSAIGVAVLDTARTLDWLA, from the coding sequence GTGACGCAAGGCGACCGGTATACCCGCCCGCTGGCGGAATCGGCGGCATTGCTGCTGATCGACGTGCAGCGCGATTTTCTGGACGCACCGGGCGGGCAGGCGGCGATGCCCGTCGCGGGCACGCATGCGGTGATCCCGGCAATCGCGAAGCTGGCCACCGCGTTCCGGCGGCGGGGGCTGCCCATCGTCCACATCGTCCGGCTGCATCGACCGGACGGGTCGAACGTCGACCTGGTCCGGCGGCAGTCGATCGAGCAGGGGGCTCGCATCGCGCTGCCGGGCAGCCCGGGGTCACAGATCGCCGCCGAATTGCTACCCGCAGAAATCGAACTGGATTATGAGCTGCTGCTGTCCGGCGGCCTGCAACAAATCGGCCCAGCAGAGCACGTCTTGTACAAGTCGCGTTGGGGCGCCTTCTACGACACCGGACTTGAGCGACACCTGCGTGAGAGTGGCAGCAGCACTCTGGTTTTCGCGGGCTGCAATTTTCCCAACTGTCCGCGGACGTCGATCTACGAGGCCTCCGAACGTGATTTCCGGGTCGTGCTGGTCTCGGATGCGGTGTCGGGGGTCTACGAGCGGGGAATCGGCGAATGTTCCGCCATCGGGGTGGCGGTCCTCGACACAGCGCGGACGCTGGATTGGCTGGCCTGA
- a CDS encoding L,D-transpeptidase → MRRGVRYLAVLAAITGLGIAGTTVASPAPSGASVALPQSAPTVASVLPADGAVVGVAHPVVVTFTAPVTDRAGAERTIRVSSPGNMTGHFEWPENNVVQWIPNHYWPAHSHVAVGVQELTTGFDVGDQFLGVASISGHTFTASRNGEVLRTMPASMGKPSRPTPIGNFTALEKQRSVVMDSRTIGIPLSSPEGYKITAQYAVRVTWSGVYVHSAPWSVDSQGHSNVSHGCINLSPDNAAWYFNQVNVGDPIEVVA, encoded by the coding sequence ATGCGTCGAGGGGTTCGTTATCTGGCTGTGCTGGCCGCGATCACGGGCTTGGGCATCGCCGGAACCACCGTAGCATCGCCCGCGCCCAGCGGCGCCTCGGTCGCACTACCCCAATCGGCTCCCACCGTCGCCTCGGTTTTGCCCGCGGATGGTGCCGTGGTGGGCGTCGCGCATCCCGTCGTCGTGACATTCACCGCGCCGGTGACCGATCGCGCCGGGGCCGAACGCACCATCCGGGTCAGCTCGCCCGGCAACATGACCGGCCATTTCGAGTGGCCCGAGAACAATGTCGTGCAGTGGATTCCGAATCACTACTGGCCCGCTCACAGCCACGTCGCGGTGGGCGTGCAGGAGCTGACGACGGGCTTTGATGTCGGTGACCAGTTCCTCGGCGTCGCCAGCATCTCCGGACACACCTTCACCGCCAGCCGCAACGGCGAGGTACTGCGGACCATGCCGGCATCGATGGGCAAACCCAGTCGTCCGACACCGATCGGCAACTTCACCGCCCTGGAGAAGCAGCGCAGCGTCGTGATGGATTCGCGGACCATCGGCATCCCGCTGAGCTCCCCCGAGGGATACAAGATCACCGCTCAATACGCGGTCCGGGTGACCTGGAGCGGCGTCTACGTGCATTCGGCGCCGTGGTCGGTCGACTCGCAGGGCCACTCCAACGTCAGTCACGGGTGCATCAACCTGAGCCCGGACAATGCCGCCTGGTATTTCAACCAGGTCAACGTCGGCGATCCCATCGAGGTCGTGGCCTGA
- a CDS encoding DUF2231 domain-containing protein, which produces MSTFNGLPVHILLNHFIVVFAPLTAILAIVCVVWPAARRRLIWLVLLLAVGTLVLTPMTTTAGVWLSARVGRPSPILINHEQLGSTLIYIIAALAGTVALLAALHVRLERGVHVKAALHAAIAVLVVVAAVATLVQTYRVGDSGARAAWGNLTSSAG; this is translated from the coding sequence ATGTCGACGTTCAACGGCCTGCCCGTCCACATCCTGCTCAACCATTTCATCGTCGTTTTTGCCCCGTTGACCGCGATCTTGGCGATCGTGTGCGTGGTGTGGCCCGCGGCGCGGCGCCGGCTGATCTGGCTGGTCCTGCTGCTGGCGGTGGGCACGCTCGTGCTGACGCCGATGACGACCACCGCGGGCGTGTGGTTGTCGGCCCGCGTCGGTAGGCCGTCGCCAATCCTGATCAATCACGAACAGCTCGGCTCGACGCTGATCTACATCATCGCGGCGCTGGCGGGCACGGTGGCGCTGCTGGCCGCCCTGCACGTTCGGCTGGAGCGCGGGGTGCACGTCAAAGCGGCGCTGCACGCAGCGATCGCGGTGTTGGTCGTCGTCGCGGCCGTGGCCACGCTGGTGCAGACCTACCGCGTCGGCGACTCGGGCGCCCGGGCCGCCTGGGGCAACCTGACGTCGTCGGCCGGGTGA
- a CDS encoding elongation factor G-like protein EF-G2: MADKANAAPGTGAAPTANGPGDVRNIVLVGPSGGGKTTLVETLLVAGGVLTRPGSVVDGSTICDYEEAEIRQQRSVGVAVASLVQDGIKINLVDTPGYADFVGELRAGLRAADCALFVIAANEGVDEPTKSLWQECSQVGMPRAVVITKLDHARANYAEALAAAQDAFGDKVMPLYLPTGLPSCTGLIGLLSQQRYLYSGGKRTAEPPDPADAERVEDARGTLIEGIIEESEDESLMERYLGGERIDESVLIKDLERAVARGSFFPVLPVCSGTGVGTLELLEIATRGFPSPMEHSMPEVFTPLGAPHAELACDVGAPLLAEVVKTTSDPYVGRVSLVRVFSGTIRPDTTVHVSGHFSSFFGESNGNGNTHPDHDEDERIGVLSFPLGKQQRPAPAVVAGDICAIGKLSRAETGDTLSDKSEPLVLRPWAMPEPLLPIAIAAHAKTDEDKLSVGLGRLAAEDPTLRIEQNQETHQIVLWCMGEAHAGVVLDALANRYGVTVDTVELRVPLRETFGGKAKGHGRHVKQSGGHGQYAVCEIEVEPLPEGSGFEFLDKVVGGAVPRQFIPSVEKGVRAQMDKGVHAGYPVVDIRVTLLDGKAHSVDSSDFAFQMAGSLALREAAAATKVSLLEPIDEISVLIPDDFVGAVMGDLSGRRGRVLGTDTAGHDRTVVRAEVPQVELTRYAIDLRSLAHGAASFTRSFARYEPMPESAANRVQATV, translated from the coding sequence ATGGCCGACAAAGCGAACGCCGCCCCGGGGACGGGAGCCGCTCCCACCGCGAACGGTCCGGGCGACGTTCGCAACATCGTGCTGGTAGGCCCGTCGGGCGGCGGCAAGACCACGCTGGTCGAGACCCTGCTGGTGGCGGGCGGGGTGCTGACGAGGCCCGGCTCGGTCGTCGACGGCAGCACCATCTGCGACTACGAGGAAGCGGAAATCCGCCAGCAACGGTCGGTCGGCGTCGCGGTGGCCTCCCTGGTGCAGGACGGCATCAAGATCAACCTGGTCGACACCCCCGGCTACGCCGATTTCGTCGGCGAGCTGCGGGCCGGGCTGCGGGCCGCGGACTGCGCACTGTTCGTGATCGCGGCCAACGAGGGTGTCGACGAGCCGACCAAATCGCTGTGGCAAGAGTGCAGCCAGGTCGGCATGCCCCGCGCCGTAGTGATCACCAAGCTCGACCACGCCCGGGCCAACTACGCCGAGGCCCTGGCCGCCGCCCAGGACGCGTTCGGCGACAAGGTCATGCCGCTGTATCTGCCGACCGGCCTACCGTCCTGCACGGGGCTGATCGGCCTGCTGTCGCAGCAGCGCTACCTGTACTCCGGCGGCAAGCGGACCGCCGAGCCCCCGGATCCCGCCGATGCCGAGCGCGTCGAGGACGCGCGCGGCACCCTGATCGAAGGCATCATCGAGGAATCCGAGGACGAGTCACTCATGGAGCGGTACCTCGGCGGCGAGAGGATCGACGAGTCGGTGCTCATAAAAGACCTGGAGCGGGCCGTCGCCCGCGGTTCGTTCTTCCCGGTGCTCCCGGTGTGCAGCGGTACCGGCGTGGGCACGCTGGAATTGCTGGAAATCGCCACCCGCGGATTCCCCTCCCCGATGGAACACTCGATGCCCGAAGTCTTTACCCCGCTGGGCGCCCCGCACGCCGAGCTGGCGTGCGATGTGGGGGCCCCGCTGCTGGCCGAGGTGGTGAAGACGACCTCGGACCCCTACGTCGGCAGGGTCAGCCTGGTCCGGGTCTTCTCCGGGACCATCCGGCCCGACACGACCGTCCATGTGTCGGGCCATTTTTCGTCGTTCTTCGGCGAGTCCAACGGGAACGGCAACACCCACCCCGACCACGACGAGGACGAACGCATCGGCGTGCTGTCCTTCCCGCTGGGCAAGCAGCAGCGTCCGGCGCCGGCTGTGGTCGCCGGCGACATCTGCGCGATCGGCAAGCTGAGCCGGGCCGAAACCGGTGACACGCTGTCGGATAAGTCCGAACCCCTGGTCCTGCGGCCCTGGGCGATGCCGGAACCGCTGCTGCCGATAGCGATTGCCGCGCACGCCAAGACCGACGAGGACAAGCTCTCCGTGGGGCTGGGACGGCTCGCCGCCGAAGACCCGACGCTGCGGATCGAGCAGAACCAGGAAACGCACCAGATCGTGCTGTGGTGCATGGGCGAGGCTCACGCCGGCGTCGTGCTCGATGCGCTGGCCAACCGGTACGGCGTCACGGTGGACACCGTCGAGCTGCGCGTGCCGCTACGAGAAACGTTCGGCGGCAAGGCAAAAGGGCACGGCCGGCACGTCAAGCAGTCCGGCGGCCACGGCCAGTACGCGGTCTGCGAGATCGAAGTCGAACCGCTGCCCGAGGGCTCGGGTTTCGAGTTCCTCGACAAAGTTGTCGGCGGCGCGGTACCGCGGCAGTTCATCCCCAGCGTCGAGAAGGGCGTGCGCGCGCAGATGGACAAGGGCGTCCACGCCGGCTACCCGGTGGTCGACATCCGGGTCACCCTGCTCGACGGCAAGGCCCACAGCGTGGACTCCTCGGACTTCGCGTTCCAGATGGCCGGTTCCCTCGCGCTGCGGGAGGCCGCGGCCGCCACCAAGGTCAGCCTGCTCGAGCCGATCGACGAGATCTCGGTATTGATACCCGACGATTTCGTCGGGGCGGTGATGGGCGACCTGTCGGGCCGTCGGGGCCGCGTGCTCGGCACCGATACCGCGGGCCACGACCGCACGGTGGTGCGGGCCGAGGTGCCGCAGGTCGAGCTGACCCGGTACGCGATCGATCTGCGGTCACTGGCGCACGGGGCCGCGTCCTTCACGCGTTCGTTTGCCCGCTACGAACCGATGCCGGAATCCGCGGCGAACCGGGTGCAGGCTACTGTGTGA
- the oxc gene encoding oxalyl-CoA decarboxylase, giving the protein MTGDRHRHTRSRHMTTLTDGFHLVVDALKANGVHTIYGIVGIPITDLARVAQASGLRYIGFRQEASAGNAAAAAGFLTQRPGICLTTSGPGFLNGLPALANATTNCFPMIQISGSSNRALVDLQRGDYQDLDQLEAARPFAKAAYRITRVEDIGRGVARAIRTAVSGRPGGVYLDIPGAVLGQAMDVSAAADTVWRVVDPAPRQLPAPEAVDRALEVLAGAQRPLIVLGKGAAYAQADGVIRKFVESTGIPYLPMSMAKGLLPDCHPQSAAAARSLAIARADAVLLVGARLNWLLGHGESPQWSADAKFVQVDIAPTEFDSNQPIFAPLVGDIGSVLSALCDGLGARPIAVSAQWTDELAERRARNDAKMRERLDEDPYPMRFYNALGAIHAVLQDNPDIYVVNEGANALDLARNVIEMQLPRHRLDTGTWGVMGIGMGYAIAAAVETGRPVVAIEGDSAFGFSGMEIETICRYQLPVTVVILNNGGVYRGDEATTGDDPAPTVLNARARHELIAEAFGGKGYHVSTPSELRAALAEAVASGGPSIVDCELDPAAGVESGHLAGLNPASAATASPAAVSADA; this is encoded by the coding sequence GTGACGGGTGACAGGCACAGACACACGAGGAGTCGGCACATGACCACACTGACCGATGGTTTTCACCTGGTGGTGGATGCCTTGAAGGCCAACGGCGTCCACACCATCTACGGGATCGTCGGCATCCCGATCACCGACCTGGCCCGCGTCGCACAGGCGTCCGGACTTCGTTACATCGGTTTCCGGCAAGAGGCCTCCGCCGGCAACGCGGCCGCGGCCGCCGGGTTTCTCACCCAGCGTCCCGGCATCTGCCTCACGACCTCCGGACCCGGGTTCCTCAACGGCCTGCCCGCGCTGGCCAACGCCACCACGAACTGCTTCCCGATGATCCAGATTTCCGGATCGAGCAATCGCGCGCTGGTCGACTTGCAGCGCGGCGACTACCAGGACCTCGATCAGCTGGAGGCCGCACGGCCGTTCGCGAAGGCGGCCTACCGGATCACCCGGGTGGAGGACATCGGCCGGGGCGTCGCCCGCGCGATTCGCACCGCGGTCTCCGGACGTCCCGGGGGCGTGTACCTCGACATCCCCGGCGCCGTACTGGGCCAGGCCATGGATGTGTCCGCCGCGGCGGACACCGTCTGGCGGGTGGTCGACCCGGCTCCGCGACAGTTGCCGGCGCCCGAGGCGGTCGATCGGGCACTCGAAGTGCTCGCGGGCGCGCAGCGACCGCTGATCGTGCTCGGCAAGGGCGCAGCCTACGCGCAGGCCGACGGCGTGATCCGGAAATTCGTTGAGTCCACCGGGATTCCGTATCTGCCGATGTCGATGGCGAAGGGCCTGCTGCCGGACTGCCACCCGCAGTCCGCCGCGGCGGCGCGCTCGCTGGCGATCGCCCGCGCCGACGCGGTGTTGCTGGTCGGCGCCCGGCTGAACTGGCTGCTCGGCCACGGGGAGTCACCGCAGTGGTCCGCCGATGCGAAATTCGTGCAAGTCGACATCGCGCCCACGGAGTTCGACAGCAACCAGCCGATCTTTGCGCCGTTGGTCGGCGACATCGGGTCGGTGCTGTCGGCGCTCTGCGACGGCCTGGGCGCCCGTCCGATCGCGGTGTCCGCGCAGTGGACCGACGAGCTGGCCGAGCGCAGGGCACGCAACGACGCCAAGATGCGCGAACGGCTGGACGAAGACCCTTACCCCATGCGGTTTTACAACGCACTCGGCGCTATTCATGCCGTGTTGCAGGACAATCCGGACATATACGTGGTCAACGAGGGAGCCAACGCACTCGATTTGGCCCGCAACGTGATCGAAATGCAGTTGCCGCGACACCGGCTCGACACCGGGACCTGGGGCGTCATGGGTATCGGCATGGGTTATGCCATCGCGGCCGCCGTCGAGACCGGCAGGCCGGTCGTCGCGATCGAGGGTGACAGCGCCTTCGGCTTCTCCGGCATGGAGATAGAGACGATCTGCCGCTACCAGTTGCCGGTGACCGTCGTCATCCTCAACAACGGCGGTGTCTACCGCGGCGACGAGGCGACAACCGGGGATGACCCGGCACCCACCGTGCTCAACGCACGGGCCCGTCACGAGTTGATCGCAGAGGCGTTCGGCGGCAAGGGATATCACGTCTCGACGCCGTCCGAGCTGCGCGCGGCGCTGGCCGAAGCGGTCGCCTCGGGCGGGCCGTCGATCGTCGACTGTGAGCTCGACCCGGCGGCCGGCGTGGAGAGCGGACATCTGGCAGGCCTCAACCCGGCCAGCGCGGCGACCGCGTCTCCCGCCGCGGTCAGCGCCGATGCGTGA
- a CDS encoding FadD7 family fatty acid--CoA ligase yields MSDLITPSAELTDESPSVADLVAAAAARDPEAPALVVSADRLPISYRDLSALVEDLAAQLKQGGLAPGDRVGLRTGSSAEFVVGLLAAARAGLVAVPLDPALPVGEQVVRSDAVGARVVLVDGDGDPEAGARWWPLAVTPGGDGRAPGVALDTAAAPRSDVATPQGLRRDDAMIMFTGGTTGVPKMVPWTRANLADSVRAIVAGYRLGPRDATVAVMPLYHGHGLVAALLSTLASGGTVLLPARGKFSAHTFWDDIDAVRATWYTAVPTIHQILLERAKTEQPDSDKIALRFIRSCSAPLTTETAAALQDTFSAPVVCAFGMTEATHQVATTGIDAHENPSETTGLVGKSTCPEIRIAGPDGQPLAAESVGEVWLHGPTVVRGYLGDPAITAANFTDGWLRTGDLGSLSTAGDLTIRGRIKELINRGGEKISPERVEGVLASHPGVLEVAVFALLDKMYGETVAAVIVAREPGSPTPDELAAFCRDRLAPFEIPTSYVEAEELPHTAKGSLDRRAVAEQFGRPA; encoded by the coding sequence ATGTCTGACTTGATCACCCCGTCGGCGGAGTTGACCGACGAATCCCCCAGCGTCGCCGATCTGGTTGCCGCGGCGGCGGCCCGGGACCCCGAGGCGCCGGCGCTGGTCGTCTCGGCCGATCGCCTGCCGATCAGCTACCGCGACTTGTCCGCCCTGGTCGAGGACCTGGCCGCGCAATTGAAGCAGGGCGGACTGGCGCCAGGTGACCGCGTCGGGCTGCGTACCGGGAGCAGTGCCGAATTCGTCGTCGGGTTGTTGGCGGCAGCGCGGGCCGGGCTGGTTGCGGTGCCGTTGGATCCGGCGTTGCCCGTCGGCGAGCAGGTGGTGCGCAGCGATGCGGTGGGCGCGCGTGTGGTGCTCGTCGACGGTGACGGCGATCCCGAGGCCGGCGCGCGGTGGTGGCCCCTCGCGGTGACCCCCGGCGGCGACGGCCGCGCTCCCGGGGTCGCCCTGGACACCGCGGCGGCGCCCAGGTCGGATGTTGCGACGCCGCAGGGGCTGCGTCGCGACGACGCCATGATCATGTTCACCGGGGGCACGACGGGCGTGCCGAAGATGGTGCCGTGGACTCGGGCCAACCTGGCTGACTCGGTTCGGGCGATCGTCGCCGGCTATCGGCTGGGCCCGCGGGACGCCACCGTCGCGGTGATGCCGCTCTATCACGGGCACGGGCTGGTGGCCGCGCTGTTGTCGACGCTGGCATCAGGGGGGACGGTGTTGTTGCCGGCGCGCGGGAAGTTCTCTGCGCACACCTTCTGGGACGACATCGATGCCGTCCGGGCCACCTGGTACACCGCGGTCCCGACGATCCACCAGATCCTGTTGGAGCGCGCGAAAACCGAGCAGCCCGACAGCGACAAGATCGCACTGCGCTTCATCCGCAGCTGCAGCGCCCCGCTCACCACGGAAACAGCTGCGGCGCTGCAAGATACGTTCTCGGCTCCGGTGGTGTGTGCGTTCGGGATGACCGAGGCCACCCATCAGGTGGCCACCACAGGTATCGACGCCCACGAAAACCCTTCTGAGACTACGGGTCTCGTAGGCAAGTCGACCTGCCCGGAAATCCGGATCGCCGGCCCCGACGGGCAACCCCTTGCCGCCGAGTCCGTCGGGGAGGTCTGGCTGCACGGCCCGACGGTGGTGCGCGGCTATCTCGGGGATCCGGCGATCACCGCCGCCAACTTCACCGACGGCTGGTTGCGCACCGGCGATCTGGGATCGCTTTCGACCGCAGGCGATCTCACCATCCGGGGCCGCATCAAGGAACTCATCAACCGGGGCGGGGAAAAGATTTCCCCGGAGCGCGTCGAGGGCGTGTTGGCCAGCCACCCGGGCGTGCTGGAGGTCGCCGTGTTCGCGCTGCTGGACAAGATGTACGGCGAGACGGTGGCCGCGGTGATCGTTGCACGGGAACCTGGTTCACCGACGCCGGACGAGCTGGCGGCGTTCTGTCGCGACCGGCTGGCGCCGTTCGAAATCCCGACCAGCTACGTCGAAGCCGAAGAGTTGCCGCACACGGCCAAGGGCTCGCTGGATCGTCGGGCCGTGGCCGAACAATTCGGCCGACCCGCGTGA
- a CDS encoding LysR family transcriptional regulator — translation MLFRQLEYFVAVAQERHFARAAEKCYVSQPALSAAIAKLERELNVTLINRGHSFEGLTPEGDRLVVWAKRILAEHDAFKAEVDAVRSGIAGTLRLGTVPAASTTVSLLLWAFCSAHPLAKVQISSRLASTELLRRLREFELDAAIVHIAPDDADDVEMTPLYQERYVLLSSAEMLPAGGSTLTWPEAAQLPLALLTPDMRNRQIIDEAFAAHAITIEPQVQTDSVASLFAQVATGNWACIVPHTWLWASRPRADIRAVEMVDPVIKSEVALATSRVGPGSPIARALIASARQLALNEFFDAQLTDVTHRR, via the coding sequence GTGCTCTTCCGACAATTGGAGTACTTTGTCGCGGTTGCCCAGGAGCGCCACTTCGCGCGAGCCGCGGAGAAGTGCTACGTGTCGCAACCCGCCCTGTCCGCCGCGATCGCCAAACTGGAACGCGAGCTGAACGTCACGCTGATCAACCGCGGCCACAGCTTCGAGGGTCTGACCCCCGAAGGCGATCGGTTGGTCGTGTGGGCCAAGCGGATCCTGGCCGAGCACGACGCGTTCAAGGCCGAGGTGGACGCGGTGCGTTCCGGAATCGCCGGAACCCTGCGGCTGGGCACCGTTCCCGCCGCGTCGACGACGGTGTCGCTGCTGCTGTGGGCATTCTGCTCGGCGCACCCCCTGGCGAAGGTTCAGATCAGCTCCCGGCTGGCTTCCACCGAACTCCTTCGCCGCCTGCGCGAGTTCGAGCTGGACGCCGCGATCGTGCACATTGCCCCGGACGACGCCGACGACGTCGAGATGACACCGCTTTACCAGGAGCGCTATGTGCTGCTGTCGTCGGCGGAGATGTTGCCCGCCGGCGGCTCGACGTTGACCTGGCCGGAAGCCGCGCAGCTGCCGCTGGCACTGCTCACGCCGGACATGCGCAACCGGCAGATCATCGACGAAGCCTTCGCCGCGCACGCGATCACCATCGAGCCCCAGGTCCAAACCGACTCTGTGGCTTCGCTTTTCGCCCAGGTGGCCACGGGCAACTGGGCGTGCATCGTCCCGCATACCTGGCTGTGGGCGTCGCGGCCCAGGGCCGACATCCGCGCGGTCGAGATGGTCGATCCGGTTATCAAATCCGAAGTCGCGCTCGCGACCAGCCGCGTCGGGCCGGGATCGCCGATCGCCCGCGCGCTCATCGCATCCGCCCGGCAGCTGGCGCTGAACGAGTTCTTCGACGCCCAGCTGACCGACGTCACGCATCGGCGCTGA
- a CDS encoding TIGR03668 family PPOX class F420-dependent oxidoreductase translates to MGEFDPRASFSQSPVARLATSTPDGNPHLVPVVFAVATGGPDGHDGYDGYDVVYTAVDAKPKTTKRLRRLANIQANPQVSLLVDHYTEEWTQLWWVRADGTAAVHSDGAQMDTGYALLRAKYPQYQSVSLDGPVIAVTVRRWSGWHA, encoded by the coding sequence ATGGGCGAATTCGACCCGCGGGCCAGCTTCTCACAGTCCCCGGTGGCGCGGTTGGCCACCAGCACGCCCGACGGCAACCCGCACCTGGTGCCGGTGGTGTTCGCGGTGGCCACCGGCGGGCCGGACGGGCACGACGGGTACGACGGGTACGACGTGGTGTACACGGCCGTCGACGCGAAGCCGAAGACGACCAAACGGCTGCGCCGGCTCGCGAACATCCAGGCCAATCCGCAGGTGAGCCTGCTCGTCGACCACTACACCGAGGAGTGGACGCAGTTGTGGTGGGTCCGCGCTGACGGCACCGCCGCGGTTCATTCCGACGGCGCCCAAATGGACACCGGATATGCACTGCTGCGCGCGAAATACCCTCAGTACCAATCTGTTTCGCTAGACGGTCCGGTGATCGCGGTAACGGTGCGCCGTTGGTCGGGCTGGCACGCCTGA